The Primulina tabacum isolate GXHZ01 chromosome 1, ASM2559414v2, whole genome shotgun sequence genome contains the following window.
TTCAGATCCATCCGTCATTATTTTCTGCAAGACATCAACATATCATTAAATATAATGTACTATGATtcaaaaaaaaacgaaaataaagtTAATTTTACATCAGAAAAAACCAAAATTCGAACGTTGAAAATGTTTAAGCGTTATAATCAAAAGAAACTATAAAGTTAAGTGTCTTCATTCATTTGAAGCAGTCCAAAACAACTTACAAGACTACAAGCTATCTGTTTTCTCAAAATTTCCGAACACACTTGTTTTAAACGTTCTTCCATTCAAGTTTACTACATATCTTTAAGGAATAAACTGAAGCTCTACACAACTTCTCAACCCATTATTTAATCATTGTCGAGAGTTGTTTGAATTTAGGATTATTTTCAGTTGTTGAAATGTTGTTTAAGTGAAactaaaatattcaatttagGTAAATGACAAGTCTTAAATTGGGGTGGTTTGTACAAGTCATTGCAAAATCAAAGTTTTAGTGAATTTCTTGCTAAATTGAAGAAACTGAGACGTAGAATGATCTAAcattcgaacttccataaaaatcatttgtatTGTCAATATTATTACGATTGTCTTTATTCGGTTTACTTTGTTAAAATATTagtcatttaattatatatcaGTATTAAGATCCAACCGTACAGTTCCGCACTTTGAAATTCACTTTTAAGTGGTCCAACCTTATCAATCCGGTCGAGAAAATGGCTTTCACAGTTAATAATTGTTGAGTCTGATTTGAGAAACTTTTCAAACTTAAATATGTTGAAAAGAGTTTCTAGAGTTTATTTATCACCTTAAACTCTAAACATGATCTTAACAACATCGAATTATATGTCAAATACCTTTGTTTGAGAATATATTTTACATAAAAGTGTTGAGCaatttaaaaaatgaattagTTAAGAAAAGTGCTTTAATCAGTTAGTACAACAATTTTGAAATTCAAAAGAGGAAAAGGGAATTTCTTTTTTGCTTAGAATGGAAAATTATTGGCTTATTAGATAAAACATAAACAAGGGTACAAATACTGAAAACTATCCTATTTTGAGATCGCATCAATacaaactttttttaaaagatgATAAAATCATGGCATACAAACAAGGAGCTCAGCTAAAATGTATTCACAAGTGAAAGCTCAAGTACAAAACATTCAGGGACAAGGAAACTTGAGCAGTTCAAAACTTGAAAGAACAGTGAGAAAACAAGATTCCAATCAATTTGAATCGTATTAAAATAGTATGGTTAGTGGTTCCAATCAAAAGGGTCATCCcaaacttcaaagaaatgcatatGTCGAATAGCTAGCTATCAAGTGTCAGCATCAGAGAAAAGACACACACAAGgacaaaattaatgatgagttCATCGAGTGGTAAATCTGCATCAGCATGCACAACCACCGCGTTGCTCTGTTTCAGAAACTGCCTCTGTTATGCCCTGGAAGTATCTGTGTAGAAAGTTTAAAAGGCAAAATGAAGAAATGTTCCTTAGAATAAACTTAAAATAGGCTGTAGAAATTAGAGAAATTAAATGTATGAGAACTACAAATTATTTTAGAGAGTTAGGATGGGAAATATTAAACAAATCTCaggtaaatttaaaatataggaAAACAATTGGTAGTTTTTATTCAAACTTAGCCTATGGCATAACGGGTCAAAACCCGATGTTTTTGCATTACTTAGGGTCAGGTCACGTCCAGAAATATTCCACCTGAATAACTTGTTTGGGTTACCTGATGTTTGGAGCATAAGAAATGTTCTATACAAATTCCTTTGAGCTAGAGCAAATCTAAAAACCCACTTATACGTCCATGGAAGCACGCATATCTCTATCTAAACAAATTCCACAAATTTCAAAACCCACACATGCATCTATGAAATACACAAAATTTCCACATCTTAAAACCCTACAACTTCATCTCAGATTGAAATTTCTGCAAAGCTTCAATGATAGATAGTAAAATTCTTAAACAATGGGTCAATGGTAATCAGGCTTGCCCAAAGCTCTATTGAAACAGGAGATGAATAAAGCTTTGATACTTTTTATTGTCAGCCTTAGATGGACTTTTCTATGTATTGTCACTTGTCAGTTTCACCACAAGAAATAATCACCACGAGGAACATACCATAATTTTGTTCACTGAATTTGACACTCATTTTAACGCTTCCATGTTACTATCACGACATCAACCACAGAAAAAAGATGCTTGCCCATATGGCTCGTAATAAATAGCTGCCAAGTATGTTAGTGGTTTCTTGTTCTACAAGATTGTACCTCAGTTTTTTGTCTTTGTTAGTAGACACTGATGGTTGGGAATTATTCAACTAGAAAAATTAATAGCACAAAATAATGATATCTAATTTTTCTTTCACTGTGTATCAATATATTCATCACATAACAAACAAAtattgaatgatataaaaaattTCTGCCATATGTGCATACCATACCTTCTATTGCTATGAAATAAATGTTGCAATGGTTAAAACCAACAAAACAAACTTAAAGAAACTAGAGTTTTTCTTCTTCCCcactttataatttatattgatAAGTTAATCTGCATGAACTACAAGTAGCAGGAGGAAAGCGATGTCTACAAAAAATTGGTGGAGACAATCCAATTCAGGGTTGGATCGAATATGGTCTTGGAAGAAAGTTCACACTTTAAATGGTTCAGATCTAGATCCAAAATGGATTATTAAGATGCCGTTAAAATTATACATCTAACTGCCGtttaaaaatttaacatcatacaaaaataaaaatacatagaTAAAAGTAAAATCACTCCATTGCCACCAGAAAAACAACAGCACAACACACATACCAAGCACTACCGTGCATTTCACAAATGCTTAGATTTTTTCCTGACGAACAACAAGGTTcccattattttatttatcacTTTTTATTTGGGCACTAAAGAATGTTAAAAGGATGAGTAATTTGAGACGAATTGAGTTGCCAGTGTGTTTTTGTGCATTGTCACATCTGTTTCAATAAGGATATAATTCAACCCAATCATTTGCAATTGCCAGTGTGTGTTTTTGTGCATGCAATATGCATGTCTCTACACACGTATATATAGAAAATAAGAGGGGTGAATCAGCATTCAAATGTGAAGACAATTAGAGCATTTAAGTTTTACTCACATGTCCTGATCATTCTCAATCACTAGCGCAGTTTTTGCAATACTTGAGAATGCAGGATCAACATTGTAATCCTCTTTAGCTGATGTCTCGAAGTAAGGTATGTTGCCTTTTGATGCACACCATTCCTTGACTTTCTTTTCAGAAACCTGTATTTGACAAATTAGAGCCGATAAACATACGAATGAAATTTTAGAAGCAAAACAACCAAACTTACCACTCTGCTATTACCACCATCTATATCAATCTTGTTTCCAAGTAGTATAAATGGAAATGTCCTTGGGTTAGCTGGATTAGCCTGCACCAAAAACCCAACTCTATTAACTCGCTAGAAACTAATGTCTATTTTTATCACTTCACGTCTCACAACACCACAAAGAAACGAGAATATAAAGGTACGTGAGTTATACCTAAATGTATTGAGATTGGGAGTTATAACATTTATGAAATGTAAAATGCGTGACTAAAAATATCTTGACTAGTAAAAATTTCATTCAACTTTCAGTATTCAAAATGTATATCACtacattttttattaaaatttcaaataatttgagCATGCAAATTTGGTGTCTCGTTCATTTAAACAGTTATTTCAGAAATTGTTACAAATCAATTAGAATGAAAAGTCTTTTATCACgtatcattttcatgaaaagataaagctattaataattaaagaaaaCACCACGTCAAAGAGCCGCGACGCTAATCTTTCAAACAAAGATGAAAACtacaatattaaaaaataacaaGATGGAAAGGTAAGTCGAAAAAGCCACCAACCTGCTTGAGAAATTCTTCATGCCAATTGTCCAGTGTATCAAAGGACCGCATCACGTTCACATCATACACAAGAACACAACAATCAGCCCCTCTGTAAAATGCAACTCCGAGACTTTGAAATCTCTCCTGGCCAGCAGTGTCCCAAATCTGCCAACCAAAAATTCACTTACATTCCTCGGAAGCAAACCTGATTGTCGACATTAAAAATTATCTACCAAAAACCTTCAAACACAATAATCGAGACAACAATACAAAACCCACTTGCAGAGTGACGAGTCGATCGTCTATCTGAAGTTCCTTGGTGACAAAATCAGCCCCAATTGTCGCTTTGTACTGCTGACTGAATTTCTTATGCACGTACCTATTTTAATCGGTGAAAGAATTCTCATGATACAACAACAACACGCACAAGAAAAGGTATAAATACGTCAGAAATCGAAATCGCCCCCAACTGCCAATTTTGCACGCAGAATTTACGTACAAAAACAGCAGATAAACAAACAAAAGACAAAATTATCCAGATCAAAGAATAAACGAAACAAAACACACAAGGATACTGGTTCATCAACGAGGTTTTTCCTACCCTGAACAAGATAAACAGCATTAGGAACCATAATTAAAGGACAAAACCTAAATTACACCTTACTATccaaaaaaaagggaaaaaaaaagaaaaagaaaaatggcATAAAGAAAGGAGAAAATACCCGCTGTCCCCCAGGACGATGACCTTGAGCAATGTTCGCCTACGCATGGACATTTTCTTGATTGAGTCGAGTTTTCCTTATTTACCTTTTCCCCTAATATTGtactttttttgaaaaaaaaacgtGTGAATTGTGAAGAAAGGAAAGAGGAAGAAGAAAGGGGCGCCAATTTAGATCTCTCTCAGAATTTTccttttgacttttttttaatattccAACGAATCCATCGGTTGTTGggtaaaattcataaattttacATGTAAAATAAACGgtaatgattattatttatctattaattttatttattattatctgtatatttaaaatttaattcactattattcttatatttattttaaacttattatttaaatttaggttttaaataaaaatattttaagtaaaaataaaagCAAAAGCCGGTTAACTACCCTATAGTTTATTCAATAACGAAAGCCTATTATATAATGTTTCTTTTTGTTCCATGTTTGTCCTACCTTATAAGTTAAGTTATATTCTCTCGTTTGGGCTGCATGGTTATTTTTTTGGtcgtattttttaatatttcttttaaaatatcacaccttaaaaaaaattgttttatcTCAATATATTTGATATACATTTGACATCCTATATTCAAAAGTGGGCACTTTGTGTTCATGTTAGgcataatttataatttatagtAACGTCGAAACACATACGTTGTATATTAAAAGTTAACGGTGAATCTAAAAGATATGTGTTTGAGGTTGTGGTATTTTGTATTTGGGTGTGGAATTGAAAAGAGAGTTGTGATAATTTAATTTGACATGAAAACTTGAATAAGAAGTTATGGAAGATTTAAGTAAATTTGTAATGTATTTtgctttaaaataatatttctggaattttaaaaaacaaactCCAAATTATCGAAAGTTTTTAACTACGGGGGTTTAATTTTAGTTAATGATGTGGATTTCAATGTTAGTATTATTCtaccattttttttattttttatttttgaaaagttgAAAGTTCTCCATCAATTTTGGTCAGAATCTTGGGCCTTTTCAAAGGGTTAATCCCTAAAAGATATATAtagttatcttttttttttgtatattaaataaatatcaaaattaacaTAATAGTCAGCCAAATACGTTAATCGAATAAATAACAAGAAAACTTCATATGACAAGCTCGctagattatatatatatatatatatatatatatatatttgttttcgATGAAATATTTCCAAATCGGTAGAATATGTGAGCGTTGATAAATATATAAGAGTTCGATTCTTTCTATCAATATTTTATCTGACGAGTTTGTCATATGAAGTTGTCTTGTTATTTATTCGATTAACGTACTCTATGTCACAATCATTTGTATGTCTTGATTTTTCAATCAAAtggataaatattttaaaaataattataatcaaactaaaaataaatatattttattttttataatttaaaattgtagACGTGGacaaattcacaaaaaaacaACATTTATCCAACACATTTATATAGTTATGGAAAATTGTAAAAGTGAGCTAATTAGATTTTctgtaatttttattatatgatagAATGGTATATTTGTATGTCTGTACCTAAAAAACCAAAATTGCTTATCCACACCCGAAGGTTCACAGACActtttccaattttaatttttaaatgtaaGATCAAGTTTCGTCTTtcatcaaaatttataattgGTAGCAATGGTTCAAGTCGTACGTCAACAATCTATCTCATAATAATTGTATTAATTGGAATAAATGAGATTTGAACTTGTCAtcttggctctgatatcaattgtaaaACCGAACTCTTGTCATTTTACCAAAAATTGTTGTAATAATAGtacaacttaaatattttaaatcatacaacagctcaagcatcaCATTTCGATTTTCTACTCAACATAAACAATTATTGTATAACAATATTAATTAATCGAACACTAGAAAatctaattattatttttatctaaATGTGACGTATCCCATAACTAATCAATagtatataattatatcatcgTGTCAACGGGGCCAAATTTTTATAAGTTAAATAACTTCATTCATAAAACTTCAAACTCTGCTTCCATCGTGCCGCCTACTCTCTGTTTGAAAATCATAAAGTATTAAGGCGTATCTTTTGTGCGCCTCATCTCTTTGAAAATTATTTCACAAATAACATCTTTTACAGCTTATGATATGAGACATGCACATAAAATTGATGGAATCAGCATAAAAAGTCGATAATTCAAACTTAATAATGTTCATTTggtaactaaaaaaaaaaaaaaaattatgttcatATGTTTGTTCAACTCTACTGATTAATTTATGCTAActattaaaattattgtttcatCCACGTAGACTTTTACTTCGACATGGTTTGAAAGCTAACTTCCGATCCCCACTCTCGATTGATTTCACGAATTTAACAATATAACCAAGTTACATGACGATATTCTCTCATAATATCAAACAATCATCTCAATATTTATCATTCATATTACGATATCTTCtcaatcatataatttctcgaGTTTAACAATATAACCAGGTTACATGAGCACTCTTCCCGCTGAATGCTCAATGTTGGTCAGCCATCTTCtcaataatttaatttgtaATAAACATTTAGTAGGTAGCTTATTCTCAACTGTTTTTAGCTTTAACAATATTTAAAATCTGGACTTGTGTGATGTATTACCCGACCAGAATAACTAGCCACCGGGGACGAGGAATTTGCTATTCTTTTATCACTGTAATATTTTGTATtcagcacacatacacacagatAACGACTTTAGTCCAGGATTTCAcatttataatatcaaatttaacAACATGAGACTTGAGTTGAAAATAGTTAATTTATCTATCAGACAAGATGTAACATTTTTCCGCAGGAAAGATTGGTCTCGAGGTAAACTATTTTTAACGAATGACGTTATGTGTACGTTGAAATCTGtatatcaaattttatatcacACAAAAATTCAGTTTATTAAAAATCGATcgattatatattaaatacaaAATTTCACAATATAATTAAtactaaaataaatatataatattatttatatttaatttagtaGGAAGGAGACACATGTATTTTTTGATTCCCAATTGGGTAACATTATTCGTATCGAACACAAAGTGGACACATGGAAGCTTCTCAGCACAAGCAGCCTATTCCAAGCTCATTGGACTTCACTCACACCAAAGTAATCCCCCTATGATGATGGTTTCCAAGAAAATTCAACTCAAAGATTAGTATTTTAAAGTGGTCGACTTCTGTTTCCCCAAATCCCCTCCCATTGCTCGCTCTTTTCCCCCACACCGACTGCCAGGTTTCCCATTTTCACGCTGATCAAGGACCCTTTCAATTTATTTGCTTTATTCGTATAATTTTGGGTGTAAAGATTAGAGTGATCATGGATTGTTTTGGCAACGGAAGCATGTTTCCTCCGGGATTCAGATTCCACCCCACTGATGAAGAGTTGGTGCTTTTCTATCTCAAAGGGAAGATCTGCCGGAAACGATGCCGTGAAGATGTAATCGGAGAAACTGATGTTTACAAGTGGGACCCCGAGGAGTTGCCCGGTATGATTCTTTTCTTGATTTCTGAAAATCGTTGACGTTGATATGCCTTCTgggtctttttatttttatgactattgggCAGATTACTCGACGATAATCCTAACAGATTGAGGTTTTGCGCTGTAGTTTGTTGACAGATCAAAAGTGCGATTTTTGTAGTGCTGATTTCTGTTGAAGTCGATAATATATGGTTCgaaatttgtgttttatttttggGAGATAGCTTTAACTGTTTTTCTGTTTGAACAGTATGTTTCTCTTCAATGTGATCCGACAATGAAATTTAGccaataaaaaatatgaaatttcgtAATTGGTGATGCTACGCTTAACATTTCTGGAATGATCAACTGACTTTCAAGTTCTTGATCCTACATATTTTGTTAGACAGATAAGTCGGTTTGATTTTGGACTCTTGCCTTctttttttggaaaatatgCAGAAGTATGATTTGTGGCTCTAAATACTTAATTCAGTCTGAAATCTCAGTTTCAGTAATTTTTCTACTCTTTTTTTGTGTGAGAGTTGAATTTTGATTCAATGCCTTTACTTTGTGTTAGGAATTTGATTTAGTCATCAATTTTATAGCTTGATTTACGACATATCATGCATCTGATACACAGGGTTATCAAAGCTGAAAACTGGTGACAGGCTATGGTTTTTCTTTAGTCCTAGAGATAGAAAATATCCAAATGGAGCAAGGTCGAATCGAGCGACAAGGCATGGTTATTGGAAAGTCACAGGGAAAGACCGTGTCATCGTGTATAAATCTCGCTCCGTGGGAATAAAGAAGACTCTGGTCTTTTATGGAGGTCGTGCACCAAATGGAGAACGAACAGATTGGGTGATGCATGAATATACCATGGATGAAGAGGAGCTGGGAAGATGCGTGAATGTGCAGGATTATTATGCACTCTATAAGTTGTACAAGAAGAGTGGACCTGGTCCTAAAAATGGCGAGCAATATGGCGCACATTTCAGGGAAGAGGACTGGGCTAATGATGATCTTAATGTTCATTACCGAATTGACGGGGACAACTCGATGAAGCGAGTTAATGTCACCGTGCTAGTTGATGATCCAAAATCTTTTAATTGTCAACCGTGTTCACCACCTGATGAGCTTGAGGAAATCTTGAATCAAGTGGCAAATGATTCTGTTCTAGTCCCACCTTATTCAGCTGATTATGGATTTTCTCTGGATCAGTTTCTTGGTGAGGTGGAAAATCAGAGTCCCTCAGTGAAGCATCTTTCAGAAGCTACGGCCTTTCCGTTTTTCCAACCATGTAGCCAGCAACATCACGTACAAGCTAGCTTTGACCTTGCACGGTCTGACATTAGTCAATTACCAA
Protein-coding sequences here:
- the LOC142555695 gene encoding ras-related protein Rab7 — translated: MSMRRRTLLKVIVLGDSGVGKTSLMNQYVHKKFSQQYKATIGADFVTKELQIDDRLVTLQIWDTAGQERFQSLGVAFYRGADCCVLVYDVNVMRSFDTLDNWHEEFLKQANPANPRTFPFILLGNKIDIDGGNSRVVSEKKVKEWCASKGNIPYFETSAKEDYNVDPAFSSIAKTALVIENDQDIYFQGITEAVSETEQRGGCAC